Proteins encoded within one genomic window of Acidovorax sp. 107:
- a CDS encoding creatininase family protein has product MLHGYNPPHRYLPYLSWTEIADLPDKENTVIVLPTGATEQHGPHLPCAVDTVISAGVVGHALARLPADVPAFAMAPITYGKSEEHLHFPGTVTLSGETLLATMNEVGESVYRAGFRKLLFVNGHGGQPQVMEMCARELRLRHGDFIVVPSFTWRVPHVAGQFLSDKEKRLAMHAGHGETALMLALAPDTVHMERAVVNYPPVFDSPLLSPDGRPACAWSARDFGPSGIIGDPLPATAEQGHAILESLAVSWAAAITELHQLRWAPRAEPTWGRAHHTGHIEHPSALA; this is encoded by the coding sequence ATGCTGCACGGCTACAACCCGCCCCACCGCTACCTGCCCTACCTGAGCTGGACCGAGATCGCAGACCTGCCCGACAAGGAAAACACCGTCATCGTGCTGCCCACCGGCGCGACAGAGCAGCACGGCCCGCACCTGCCCTGTGCGGTGGACACCGTCATCAGCGCAGGTGTGGTGGGCCATGCACTCGCGCGCCTGCCGGCTGATGTGCCCGCGTTTGCGATGGCCCCCATCACCTACGGCAAGTCCGAAGAGCACCTGCACTTCCCCGGCACCGTCACGCTGAGCGGCGAGACCCTGCTGGCCACCATGAACGAGGTGGGCGAGTCGGTGTACCGCGCGGGTTTTCGCAAGCTGCTGTTCGTCAACGGCCACGGCGGCCAGCCACAGGTGATGGAGATGTGCGCGCGCGAGCTGCGACTGCGCCATGGCGACTTCATCGTGGTGCCCAGCTTCACCTGGCGGGTGCCGCATGTGGCGGGCCAGTTCCTCTCAGACAAGGAAAAACGCCTGGCCATGCACGCCGGTCATGGCGAAACCGCACTGATGTTGGCCCTGGCCCCCGACACCGTGCACATGGAGCGCGCGGTGGTCAACTACCCGCCCGTTTTTGACTCGCCCCTGCTCTCGCCTGACGGCCGCCCCGCCTGCGCCTGGAGCGCACGCGACTTCGGCCCCAGCGGAATCATTGGCGACCCGCTGCCCGCCACGGCCGAGCAGGGCCACGCCATCCTCGAATCGCTGGCCGTGAGCTGGGCCGCCGCCATCACCGAGCTGCACCAACTGCGGTGGGCACCACGCGCTGAGCCCACCTGGGGCCGTGCCCATCACACCGGGCACATCGA
- a CDS encoding RidA family protein, translating to MSTASATATATAPAPGIAQPLARYAAWRRAGDFIYLSGIIAVDPAASRIVRGYDDIPHEAATLIGRTGEFSTDIKEGPILAQSWYVLDRIRQTIEAAGGQMSDVFKLVQYFKNLDHFPQYSRVRKLFFPGEPPASTVVEVSGMLPTPDILIEVEATAYLPQR from the coding sequence ATGAGCACCGCATCTGCCACTGCCACTGCCACCGCCCCTGCACCGGGCATCGCCCAGCCCCTGGCCCGCTACGCCGCATGGCGCCGCGCAGGCGACTTCATCTACCTCAGCGGGATCATCGCCGTGGACCCCGCCGCCAGCCGCATCGTGCGCGGTTACGACGACATCCCGCATGAGGCCGCCACGCTGATTGGCCGCACGGGCGAGTTCAGCACCGACATCAAGGAGGGCCCCATCCTCGCGCAGAGCTGGTATGTGCTCGACCGCATCCGCCAGACCATCGAGGCCGCAGGCGGCCAGATGTCCGACGTGTTCAAGCTGGTGCAGTACTTCAAGAACCTGGACCACTTTCCGCAGTACAGCCGCGTGCGCAAGCTGTTCTTCCCCGGCGAGCCCCCCGCATCCACCGTAGTGGAAGTGAGCGGCATGTTGCCCACGCCCGACATCCTGATTGAGGTCGAAGCCACGGCCTATCTGCCACAGCGCTGA
- a CDS encoding amidohydrolase family protein, producing the protein MHASSTPDHILRARLPRWLLPTAWPQQGHQPALADLHLAQGRIVQVLPHGTHPAPHGTVWDVAGALVLPGLVDAHTHLDKAFTLPRMGVVKPGLLGAIEAMMVDRQGWTEADIHARASRALQWAYDAGTVHLRTHCDWWEPDAQPQAWNVLRALAHDWADRITLERVSLIPLHLYTERSAAMQLATTVAASGPGALLGGFVHSTNWDPQALRHLLEAAQHHGLNVDLHVDEELHPGAQGLATTAALLKELRFEGHVVCGHTCALAAQDEATALATLDAVAQSPITLVTLPITNLLLQDATTGRTPRQRGLTLVKEARARNIPVLVASDNVQDPFCPVGSFDPLEALATGVLAAQLETPFDQWSESLCRSDWLRTGPTALPLQPGAVADLLVFTQADHWGFPSRTQGAQGRVVLRQGRVASGHAPAAWHVPTTQTARSLA; encoded by the coding sequence ATGCACGCATCCAGCACTCCCGACCACATCCTGCGCGCACGGTTGCCGCGGTGGCTGCTGCCCACCGCGTGGCCGCAGCAGGGCCACCAGCCCGCACTAGCCGACCTGCACCTGGCCCAGGGCCGCATCGTGCAGGTGCTGCCCCATGGCACCCATCCAGCGCCCCACGGCACGGTGTGGGACGTAGCAGGCGCGCTGGTGCTACCCGGCCTGGTGGATGCGCACACCCACCTGGACAAGGCCTTCACCCTGCCCCGCATGGGTGTGGTCAAACCCGGCCTGCTGGGCGCCATCGAGGCCATGATGGTGGACCGCCAGGGCTGGACCGAAGCCGACATCCACGCCCGCGCCAGCCGCGCGCTGCAATGGGCCTACGACGCGGGCACCGTGCACCTGCGCACCCACTGCGACTGGTGGGAGCCTGATGCACAGCCACAGGCCTGGAACGTGTTGCGCGCACTGGCCCATGACTGGGCCGACCGCATCACGCTGGAGCGCGTGAGCCTGATCCCATTGCACCTGTATACGGAACGCAGCGCCGCCATGCAGCTAGCCACCACCGTGGCCGCCAGCGGCCCCGGCGCCTTGCTGGGCGGCTTTGTGCATTCCACCAACTGGGACCCGCAGGCGCTGCGCCACCTGTTGGAAGCCGCACAACACCACGGACTGAACGTGGACCTGCATGTGGACGAAGAACTGCACCCCGGCGCCCAAGGCTTGGCAACCACCGCTGCACTGCTCAAGGAGCTGCGTTTTGAAGGCCATGTGGTCTGTGGCCACACCTGCGCGCTGGCGGCACAGGATGAAGCCACCGCCCTCGCCACGCTCGATGCCGTGGCACAAAGCCCGATCACGCTGGTCACGCTGCCCATCACCAATTTACTGCTGCAGGACGCCACCACCGGCCGCACGCCGCGCCAGCGTGGCCTGACGCTGGTGAAAGAGGCCCGTGCACGCAACATACCGGTGCTGGTGGCCAGCGACAACGTGCAAGACCCGTTCTGCCCTGTGGGCAGCTTCGACCCGCTGGAGGCCTTGGCCACGGGTGTGCTGGCGGCGCAGCTGGAGACACCTTTCGACCAATGGAGCGAATCGCTGTGCCGCAGCGACTGGCTACGCACCGGCCCCACCGCGCTGCCCCTGCAGCCGGGCGCGGTGGCTGACCTGCTGGTTTTCACGCAGGCCGACCACTGGGGCTTTCCATCGCGCACACAAGGCGCGCAGGGCCGCGTGGTGCTGCGCCAGGGCCGCGTCGCCAGCGGCCATGCACCGGCTGCCTGGCATGTGCCCACCACCCAAACCGCAAGGAGCCTCGCATGA
- a CDS encoding NAD(P)H-dependent oxidoreductase gives MRILVIYCHPVETSYNAALHTEVVQQLRGAGHEVDDCDLYAEGFNPVMTREERLGYHEVPSNQLPVQGYVDRLLWAEAVVFCFPTWCFGMPAMLKGFFDRVLMPGVAFDISDPHNVKPSLTHIKRISAVVTYGRPRWTALFMGDPPRKSITRYMRLLTGGKARVDYHAYYHMNVATPPRLAAFKARVGQAMARFA, from the coding sequence ATGCGCATCCTCGTGATCTATTGCCACCCGGTAGAGACCAGCTACAACGCCGCACTGCACACCGAGGTGGTGCAGCAGCTGCGCGGCGCGGGCCATGAGGTGGACGACTGCGACCTGTACGCCGAGGGCTTCAACCCCGTGATGACACGCGAAGAGCGCCTGGGCTACCACGAGGTGCCCAGCAACCAGTTGCCCGTGCAGGGCTATGTGGACCGCTTGCTCTGGGCCGAGGCGGTAGTGTTCTGCTTTCCCACCTGGTGCTTTGGCATGCCGGCGATGCTCAAGGGCTTTTTCGATCGCGTGCTCATGCCCGGCGTGGCCTTTGACATCAGCGACCCGCACAACGTCAAGCCCTCGCTCACGCACATCAAGCGCATCTCCGCCGTGGTCACCTACGGCCGCCCCCGCTGGACGGCCCTGTTCATGGGCGACCCGCCACGCAAGTCCATCACCCGCTACATGCGCCTGCTCACCGGCGGCAAGGCGCGGGTGGACTACCACGCCTACTACCACATGAACGTGGCCACACCACCCCGGCTTGCGGCCTTCAAGGCCCGCGTGGGCCAGGCCATGGCGCGCTTTGCATAA
- a CDS encoding 2Fe-2S iron-sulfur cluster binding domain-containing protein, producing the protein MQTAPDTASATRTEHTFELILQRSQMRLPVGPGESMADVLQLAGVPLETLCEQGVCGTCVTRWLDGEPDHRDSCLSVAEQATHVAVCCARSHSATLTLDL; encoded by the coding sequence ATGCAGACAGCCCCCGACACCGCCAGCGCCACCCGCACAGAACACACGTTCGAGCTGATCCTGCAGCGCAGTCAGATGCGCTTGCCTGTTGGCCCTGGCGAGAGCATGGCCGACGTGCTGCAGCTCGCTGGCGTGCCGCTGGAAACCCTGTGCGAGCAGGGCGTGTGCGGCACCTGCGTGACCCGCTGGCTGGACGGCGAACCCGACCACCGCGACAGCTGCCTGAGCGTTGCAGAGCAAGCCACCCACGTCGCCGTGTGCTGCGCGCGCAGCCACAGCGCCACGCTCACGCTGGACCTGTAG
- a CDS encoding TetR/AcrR family transcriptional regulator: MTESEAEAASGALLSRAKQGRERILSAIREAAIAEFSRHGFKGASTKAIAERAGLTKPQLHYYIASKEELYEELLYSVLNGWSGAFQFDSQSDDPKKVLSTYVRKKLDYALDNPGLSRIFTTEVLGGGRNLGKYWPVAVKSTQQKVDLIHRWIAEGRMRAVNPTLLLMQIWGMTQHYADYGVQVHIMLGLAPDEPIDREPIVRELTSFVLLGCGLAPD, encoded by the coding sequence ATGACCGAATCCGAAGCCGAAGCCGCCTCTGGCGCGCTGCTCAGCCGCGCCAAGCAGGGCCGCGAACGCATCTTGAGCGCCATCCGCGAAGCGGCCATTGCCGAGTTCAGCCGCCATGGCTTCAAGGGGGCATCCACCAAGGCCATCGCCGAGCGCGCGGGCCTGACCAAGCCGCAGTTGCACTACTACATCGCCAGCAAGGAAGAGCTGTATGAAGAGCTGCTGTATTCAGTGCTCAACGGCTGGTCGGGCGCGTTCCAGTTCGACAGCCAGAGCGACGACCCCAAGAAAGTGCTGAGCACTTACGTGCGCAAGAAGCTCGACTACGCGCTGGACAACCCGGGCCTGTCGCGCATCTTCACCACCGAGGTGCTGGGCGGTGGGCGCAACCTGGGCAAATACTGGCCCGTGGCCGTCAAGTCCACCCAGCAGAAGGTGGACCTCATCCACCGCTGGATCGCCGAAGGCCGCATGCGCGCAGTCAACCCCACACTGCTGCTCATGCAGATATGGGGCATGACGCAGCACTACGCCGACTACGGCGTACAGGTGCACATCATGCTGGGCCTGGCGCCCGACGAGCCCATTGACCGCGAGCCCATCGTGCGCGAACTCACCAGCTTTGTGCTGCTGGGCTGCGGCCTCGCACCAGACTAA
- a CDS encoding nucleoside deaminase → MSTPPASFDDPTPINDTDGTYLRQAIAWSCTARARGNRPFGAVVISAEGRLLAEAYCNTTETGDCTGHAETNAVRQLSPRVGRDALAKATLYSSAEPCVMCAGAIFWSGIGRVVFGIDAERLRVFRGERAEQRDAELSCRDVFAASPHAIECIGPAMVEEASAPHIGFWKV, encoded by the coding sequence ATGTCTACGCCCCCAGCCAGCTTTGACGACCCCACCCCCATCAACGACACCGACGGCACCTACCTGCGCCAGGCCATCGCGTGGTCGTGCACTGCCCGCGCGCGCGGCAACCGTCCGTTTGGTGCAGTGGTCATCAGTGCCGAAGGGCGCCTGCTGGCCGAGGCCTACTGCAACACCACCGAGACCGGCGACTGCACCGGCCACGCCGAGACCAATGCCGTGCGCCAGCTCAGCCCGCGCGTGGGGCGCGATGCCCTGGCCAAGGCCACGCTGTATTCATCGGCCGAGCCCTGCGTGATGTGTGCGGGCGCCATCTTCTGGTCGGGCATTGGGCGCGTGGTGTTCGGCATTGACGCCGAACGCCTGCGCGTGTTCCGGGGCGAACGTGCCGAACAGCGCGACGCCGAGCTGTCGTGCCGTGACGTGTTTGCCGCCTCGCCCCATGCCATCGAATGCATCGGCCCCGCTATGGTCGAAGAAGCCAGCGCGCCACACATCGGGTTCTGGAAAGTCTGA